In Dyadobacter sp. NIV53, a single window of DNA contains:
- a CDS encoding NAD-dependent deacylase, giving the protein MKKLVVLTGAGISAESGISTFRDNGGLWDTYRIEDVATPEAWERNQELVLQFYNERRKQAESVKPNAAHYALVELEKDYDVTIITQNVDNLHEIAGSSKVIHLHGELFKSRSTKNPELVYEMKSWELKTGDLCELGSQLRPHIVWFGEEVPMMDMAVEITEKADIFAVIGTSLAVYPAAGLVNYIELSKPIFIIDPAQPEIRLKHNMIFIQEKATVGMEILKKELSSL; this is encoded by the coding sequence ATGAAAAAACTAGTCGTTCTTACCGGAGCAGGAATCAGTGCTGAAAGCGGTATCAGCACTTTTCGGGATAATGGTGGCTTATGGGATACTTACAGAATTGAAGATGTAGCCACTCCCGAAGCCTGGGAGAGAAATCAGGAACTGGTACTGCAATTTTATAACGAAAGAAGAAAACAAGCAGAATCTGTAAAACCAAATGCTGCTCATTACGCGTTGGTTGAGCTGGAAAAAGACTACGATGTCACGATTATAACACAGAATGTAGATAATCTGCATGAAATAGCAGGATCATCCAAAGTGATCCATTTACACGGCGAATTGTTCAAATCCCGTAGTACTAAAAATCCCGAACTGGTTTATGAAATGAAATCCTGGGAACTGAAGACCGGCGATTTGTGTGAACTGGGAAGCCAGCTTCGCCCACATATTGTCTGGTTTGGTGAAGAAGTTCCTATGATGGATATGGCCGTAGAAATCACCGAAAAAGCTGATATTTTTGCTGTCATTGGTACATCCCTTGCTGTTTATCCGGCAGCAGGACTTGTAAATTACATAGAACTATCCAAACCCATTTTCATCATTGATCCTGCACAACCTGAAATCAGGCTGAAACACAACATGATTTTTATTCAGGAAAAGGCAACGGTGGGAATGGAGATACTGAAAAAAGAATTATCATCATTGTAA